A window of Diospyros lotus cultivar Yz01 chromosome 14, ASM1463336v1, whole genome shotgun sequence contains these coding sequences:
- the LOC127790982 gene encoding uncharacterized protein LOC127790982 → MGWQYAIDVENNSRKVQCKFCSKIFSGGIFRFKHHLACTHKNVEPCLKVPDDTRKEILVKNAKATEQKRMIINSIDDSENENENNEIQQVTSKQKGKNTMDTFVTKGKWSSSATGSGQTTLNQMLKRELREDCCQQIARFFYACAIPFNCVKHPEFAKMLELVGKFGSGLKPPSYHDIRVKYLKKEVTHTMELLEEYKTEWKKIGCSIMSDGWTDKKRRSICNFLVNSPKGTVFLTSIDTSDFSKIADKVCEMLDVIVEKVGEENVVQVVTDNAANYKAAGEMLMEKRKRLYWTPCAAHCIDLMLEDFEKKLRVHAITIRKARRISTYIYSRTLLISMLRQFTKRRDLITPAVTRFATAYLTLGCLSELKGALMTMFISNSWKSSRFVSQQDGRRVQQTVLDSRFWKNMIHCLKAALPLVKVLRLVDSDEKPTMGFIYVEMDRAKEKIKANFNNVKKK, encoded by the coding sequence ATGGGATGGCAATATGCCATTGATGTGGAAAATAACTCAAGAAAAGTTCAGTGCAAATTTTGTAGTAAGATCTTTAGTGGAGGTATTTTTCGTTTTAAGCATCACTTAGCTTGTACTCACAAAAATGTGGAGCCTTGTTTAAAAGTTCCAGACGATACTAGAAAGGAAATTTTGGTGAAGAATGCCAAAGCTACTGAACAAAAAAGAATGATAATTAACAGTATTGACGATTCtgagaatgagaatgagaataATGAGATACAACAAGTTACATCAAAACAAAAAGGTAAGAATACTATGGATACTTTTGTGACAAAGGGGAAGTGGTCATCAAGTGCAACTGGAAGTGGTCAAACAACTCTTAATCAAATGTTGAAAAGAGAATTAAGAGAAGATTGTTGTCAACAAATTGCTAGATTTTTCTATGCATGTGCCATTCCTTTTAATTGTGTAAAACATCCCGAGTTTGCAAAGATGCTTGAATTGGTAGGAAAATTTGGAAGTGGACTTAAACCTCCTTCTTATCATGATATTagagtgaaatatttgaaaaaagaagTAACTCATACCATGGAATTACTTGAGGAGTACAAAACTGAATGGAAAAAAATAGGTTGTTCAATTATGTCAGACGGGTGGACTGATAAAAAGAGGCGTTCAATTTGCAATTTCTTGGTCAATAGCCCAAAGGGGACAGTCTTTTTGACCTCAATTGATACATCtgatttttctaaaattgctgATAAAGTATGTGAAATGTTAGATGTGATAGTGGAGAAAGTTGGAGAGGAGAATGTGGTACAAGTGGTAACTGATAATGCTGCAAATTATAAAGCAGCAGGTGAGATGctaatggagaaaaggaaaaggttGTATTGGACTCCATGTGCTGCCCATTGTATTGACTTGATGTTGGAGGATTTTGAAAAGAAGCTCAGAGTCCATGCTATAACCATTAGAAAGGCTAGGAGGATATCAACCTACATCTATTCAAGGACTCTTCTCATTTCTATGTTGAGGCAATTTACAAAAAGAAGAGACTTGATAACACCAGCTGTTACTCGTTTTGCAACTGCATATCTAACTTTAGGTTGCCTCAGTGAGCTAAAAGGTGCCTTGATGACAATGTTTATTTCAAACTCATGGAAGTCTAGTAGATTTGTCTCTCAACAAGATGGGAGACGAGTTCAACAAACGGTGTTAGATTCcagattttggaaaaatatgatTCATTGTTTGAAGGCAGCATTGCCATTGGTAAAAGTTCTTCGATTGGTTGATTCAGATGAGAAACCAACTATGGGCTTTATTTATGTAGAGATGGATCGAGCTAAGGAGAAGATTAAGGCAAATTTTAACAATGTAAAGAAAAAGTAA